The genomic segment CTAAAACTGACTAAttggattattaaaattttttaaattacgaatttttaacaattcaattaataattttcaaacatttttcattcaaaaatGATTGTAGAATATACTATTGATTGGTGATGCGATAGGAAGGAACACcctatattattagtatatttgCCCTTGTTAAGTTTATCCCTTTTTTTCGAGACAttcaattaacatatttaatttgatatatataacattatgcaaatatgtgtatattttatgttgtgTCTGtcgtttttcttaattttaatcgaaaaatgattaAGCAAAATTTCATCTTAATTTGTAATGCTTTGcatcataaacatttttacagaaaacaagacaatttttttaatgttaatgatACAATGcgtttaatattagataatttgatatttatcaggataaaaattttaattgtatttataataaaattctacaaaatatgtatgtgaaccttgtacaaatataaacttaaaataaggGAATTTATGAGGAGAAACAGAatctttcgaaataaaatgtagaCGACTACGTTCGATAAAAGTTTCACGAAATTTCAGCTGATCGATTTACTCTCGACTTTTAACATGAATCCTTTGATGACGGCATTttgattctgaattttttttgtcgcaaatttttgaaaaacaatctAATGATTAACCGAAATTAATCGTCGCTTGTTTTTGAAGTATCTGTATctacgaaaataattattagtgCGCATGCAATTAACAAATTACCATCTCGTTTTATGTTTGAATGTTTTGCCTATagttaattagtttttatatacaaaacgtAATACAtacgattaattatttcacCTCTaactgtttatttttaatatttttctttaggtTTTGACACTGATGAGCGTCCATACAAGGATAGAAAAGTTATTTgtgctttttataaattttgtacaatcttttattgttctttacttcacttttttttatctattatttttaaataaagtatctGATGTACATGTTGACGAATTATCAGATGTGGAAAATAAATCAGAGAAATTAaggaaatttaatatcaatgatttgtaattctaaatatttttaaataaaaaaatcgtaaaataaaaaattgtaaaattggcaaacatatttataaatagcaaacgagtattgtaaatatatagttgAGATTCGTAAACATCTAAATTTGCAGATTATATTTTCAGAGAGAGATGAGATTTATCATTACATGATTGCACATGTGCTTAACTTTTTACACTTGTAAGTGAAGTCTACACATTTGTTCACTGTAATTAGTGCGAAACAGTGATTGTCGTTACATAGTTCCACATGAGTTTTCAATTTCTTACACAAGGcgagatcaaaattattaacatatttataatatatcacattATGAGtgttttccaaataaaaaattgcaagaaaaCTTATGGTActgtatattgttaattttttttatattttaaaagaattttattagttcaaaattttattttattaatatattacttctcttttaattattgaatacaatacagaagttataaaatttctattttggaACAGAGCCATTTAATAGAAATCTTCAACAAAAACATCTTTAATATAAGGAATGTATatgtttcaattataaattataaatttagtattaataatttatttcaattataaattcaaaatattattgctattaggtgtctctttctgcgtgctgttatcagtggtcgcaatatttttaagtgaaagttgttataaattatttaatgcacttgcTGTACTCTCCGCCACTGAGTTGTAATTCTtccatatatttacataaggtaaacaatgataaaattttattttttattaccgtaaatacatttatgttttaaaataatcttttcttattaatttcatactatgtctatgtaaatattgattaattataatttttatatgatcaaaagtaaataaatacgttttgaggcttaatgaaatattagcccacgaaatgttgtactttttatttttatactagagaaagaaagagagtatacatagatgctgtctttcaaaattaataccaaaaattattacattaagggatatttttccatgttttaaagagaaaaatatttattataacaagagaattgtttttatttattaatttacagttatcatttaaaaatacaaatctatattcttatgttctatgtatcatattataatatacaacttttaagaaattttagacatcaatgttaatgaaataaacaagttttggaGGTAGTCCATTGTATCCCGCATGAAAAgcatatcacgaaaatctaggcttttactaaatcaataatctcgtctatttaaactgttattttgtaataaacttgtgttttCTCTTATAGTGGGtattccaaagaatatttttggtaaaacaaaaatcgatttattttttttaatatattgaaaacttgctcaatgcttacgttggccgttctaccccacgttcccctatcattatgagtaattttgagattcactagaacagtaattgtaaatttgcacccattttttacgtaatatgTTTTACAAACACACACCTGCGCaccacgcacgcacgcacacacacacacacatatatataagtatataatatttttatataaaatcaactaAGAACTTTAAATCCCTTACTTCATGCTCCGGCTCCTCGTATATATAAaccttacaattttatttgcatcttTACgtgtgaattaaaattataaatcgagAATATTATCATTGGAATCTATATCCTTGATGaggaattttctaaaaataatttatatgcgaTTTTCTAGTTATGTAAATAACTACCAACCGGTTTACTGCATATTTCACTGTCGATTTCTACCTTAACAGACATCTATATtatcaatgtaaaataaagaaaaaaatttttttttacatttgtatatgatttcaattatttctcgtaataaataaaataaattctaaaactattttagataaatattaaaaataaattctttgattgtatatcatatatttaatataatctaatctaagttaaaaaaattttcattatttacctGTGCTCTATAAAAActttacataacattttttaaaatgtaattaaacaaaattgacacattaactttttaaacatCTTCTACAATATCGCCAAATTGATTCGCTACTATTTGTAaaagctttattaataaaatttttttaaacatcttaAACATGAGTTCATAGTGGGTAGATTGCTTCTTTGTCATCATTGACATTTGGTCGGACCACGACATTTGGTTTGACCACGGCAGTCTTTTTCTACTCATCGCGCGAACGTGCGTAGTTTCTGCCATTTCTTCTCGCCATACGTTTGCGAACATTGATTTCGTTGTTTCTTGGGAAAAGTGCATCGTTGTGACAATCATCATAGTCAAACAACAtgcgtatttttattttcgcaatttattattacaaccATTAgacattacattaaaaaattgctgttaagaatcaaattaattttataaataattgacaatGTACGATAAAAGTTTCGAATTTTGGTGTTGTGCATTTCTGTTCTTCGCTTCATCTACAAAACCTCTGCAGAATTTTACAACTGACAACAAGCAAGACGACAATTCGATGGTGAGATACGAACTTGACGTGAATTcaactgaaaaaaatgataaggaGACGGTTTTCGATCGACACAATTTGCGCGAAAATTTCACCATGGATTACGAAAATGTTCAGGATGTGTCCCGTATTAATTTCAGAAGTGACGGTCGCAACGATGATAATTTGATTCAGAATGAATTTCCCGTAGAATATGTGAAATATCATGAGAAACGTAATCAAATGCCGCGGCAGCttcaaacaaattttacaaaggtcgacaataataaaaattacatagttCCATATGAGACGTGCAATAATATTACTTGCATTCGTCTTTGTTGCCCTCTCGGTGATCGctataaattctttcaaaattGCATTACTGGAGGATCTGAATATGTTTTTTCAGATTCATATAACTTCTGGAGCGATACAATGCAAActgaatataagaaaatagacGAAGTGTTTCAACTGATTGTTCAAGATCCGTGCCCAAAccataaagaaattatacgtATCACACTTAATGACGATAATCTGAAGAATAacgaatacatatttttcgaaaacggCACTCTATATCTTCCCTACTTTGAACAATTCGTCGAATCGACATCTTACTGTCTAGcatttttaaatcatgataAGGTTGATGCGGTTATCTGCTTGAAGGCTTTAACAGAAGCTGTcaacgaaaaaaagaattatctgATAAAGGTCATTGTACCGTTAATAAATGCAATAGAAATTTTGTACTGGAATTGCACTGTAGTGTCCATGCTGTGTATGCtgacaatatttttgacatattacATACTGCCACTTCAGAATATACATAGTTTCATGCTGCGTAGCTATAGCAGTatgatatttatctattatattggTAGCATAATGTCCTATTCAATTCAAGACAAAAGTCTGATGTATTCCACCTGTGTTGCAGCCGGTACAGTATAGCTGAATcatgtaataatgtaatgtatacatttgattaatttgtGTATACTCTCCTGTTATTCTGTAtacctttttataaattttttatgaaaaattgagatttttttttttatacagaaatgtaatttgttaattattatttatgtcaaaGTACACTctctaaaataatgtttacttCAAACCATTGTTGTTTATGGTTGCAGCTTTAATCAGCTATTTCAGCTCTGTAGCCAGTTACTTCTGGTTAAGTGTAATGAGTTTCGATATGTGGTGGACATTTAGGTAAATATatccattattattttcgtattatacattatttttaaatttaaatttgatataagattacaatttataatatacaatcaaACTCGACAGAATAAGATATTCATCTGTGATATGTATAAACGTATGTGTTAAGTATTCAGTTATATTTATGAccacttatttataaaaataaaatattctgttataatattttgaatttacataaaaaaatattttatcgtgtcATGTGTGcgtacgtatatatgtgtttgtgtgtatgtgtgctgATTGATATTGTACTACAtagctttttataaaacaataacttcagtatataaatatgacgCATAGCTAAATTTGGATATTAGGGAATCTCTttcaaataactttaattttgacataataattttgactttGATTTTGTTACAAGGTCATAACCTTTAGtgcttttcaaaaaatttttgtttattaaaaaattattaacaaatatagtTTACCAACTAGGTCATGATTTTTTGACACCATACACATTCAATAAAAGCgaattttaatagttatatatttatgtgtaataaatcAAGCGTGTGGTGGAGGAGCTACGCACTTTCGCCTTTATTGCCATcccgtaaaaattaatttaactcaACCCATTCTGAGGaagttaaattttcaatttttttcatttctaaaaaatggGTTAGGtttgataagttttttatgaaatagGGATGCAGGATGGAGAAATGAAGCCTCACTCTCGGCCATACGTTCCCCcttaagtatttaaattacatttactcATATAACTGATATAAACTTCATGCTTTGACAAATTCAGATAATCGTacttaataattgttttttaattaataatatttttttaataagcaaCGAGCAACGGCGAAAGTCTTTCGAACGTTATTCAGAGTCATGACCTTAACATCATGTgaacgttaaaaaaagagtTGCCCTAATATGCTTATTAACCTTTTATACACAACACGTAAATACataagacaaatttttaagaatcttaattaaaaacatatttactttaatgtaCATTTgcatctctatttttttatttgtaactaACTAAAGGTAAAATGTATACTGCGCTTTGTAGAGATTTTCAAtcgttacaaaaaaatgtgaaacgACAAGAcagaaaaaagttattatattctattattgctTGGGGAGGTCCCTTCATTCTCACTATTATCTGCATCATCATGGAAATTGCTCCCAGCGTGCCAAAAAGCATTCAACCGAGATTTCATGTCATATGTTGGTTTTATTGTAAgtgtatattaatgttaacatAATTCtattgacaatatatttaattatgattaacatatttgaaaatttatttttaaaataaaaatatgttttgtgtTTACTtgcaatatgttatataatttgagaagctttactatttatttcaGTTGGTGCGGCGGATCAGTTGTACAATTACATGCCCAAAATGATTTGTTCTGttattagcattattttatcCATTCATACAGCATTGAAGATCATGCGCTATGAGAAGGACACAGCTCGTCGTCTTAAAGATTCAGGAAGCCGATGTTATaacgaaaacaaaaaatggTTCGTATGAAAACAACTCTACATTGATTCTTCTACTTGCGGCAATGTGCTTTCACATTTACTTAAGTTTTTCGTAGAAACATATCACTGTTCAATCGCgcacacaattttttaatggtaTCTGTTAcctttgaaattatttaataaacaataagagtaaagttaaaataaatatttatgtgcattaatacttttattgttagcatgaaaataccttttattgaaattttttcctaAAAAGGTCGCCTAAAATTGTTGCCTCTTTTCCGCGATACCGATTGGTTGTTGTGAAGTATTTGCGTCATGATTCGTGTCGTCTGCAACtagcaaattttataaatgtcgacagtttgtaataattaaataaatagaaagtttaaaaaaaattaatttaaattgaacatGTTGATTCTTTCAAATGATTGTTAATTATGTGTTAAAAAGATTAGAAATactatttcatttataaaagacGTACACAAAGTGTTACGTTATGAAATTGACATAAATGTAAcgcatgaaaatattataaaaataatagcatatcaactgtatgttaattttacattaaagttGTAATCAAAAAGTGGTAACAcaacataattttaacatatggaTGCACCATATTTTactgtgtatgtatgtatatttgctTACATAAATCATTAGAATatcatataaacataatattaataatcacctatataataattttaaaatatataaaaaaagttcttatatttatttacagggCCAAGCTGTATCTAAAACTGTTTATAATGTTGTTTGTCATAATAGCCATAGAGTGGAGTATAATGACAGCGTGGGAATTTTGGCTCTTTGAGGATCTTTCTTTAGCAATGGTTTGCACTGCATTTAGTATGTATTTATTGGAAACTATTAAAGATATCGGTGTTTTCATCATATTTGTGTGtaagaaaagaattatgcaatcgctgttaaaatatttctgtcaaaatcgccaaaatattttcaaaattgtcaCACGCAGCAGTTCTTACAATGTTGAAGAAGTACATCACCGTGTCAAACACAATAATTCTATGGAAAAATATCGACAAAGCAAAATGGCGGACAAAGAATTTATCTAATgtgatcaattttatatacaagatgCCTCAAACTTACCGCATCATCTATAAATCagatttgtgaaaatatttagaaataaaaatctatatattttaatttcatgacTAGTAGTCTCTGAATAACGTTTAAAGCTGACTATTCGGATTGTTGAAAACGTtgaacttattaaaattacgttaTAAATTCTCAACACaccatgtattttatttgtaaaaaccttaattattttgataaagcgCGTAAGTTTTCAACAATTCAATTAGTAATTTTTGAACGcttctcatttaaaaattactattggATTTATTAGTAGTAGTGATGGGCGGCCTCGATttgattttcagaaaattgatcatttctttcaaaaattgattttttttaatagattttttcttattttgtataaatctatttttaataaaagatcgaCTTTTCTTGATGTGGTTATTCATCAATGacttttttatccattttttgaAAACTAAATCTGTCAATAAATATACGTAGAAAAAGATTTAGTACAAAatggcaataaaaaaaagaattaaaaaaatagtaaaaaaacgaaaaattagtcgataattacatttatacaagTCACAATAACATATGACAACACATTTCCTAAACAAGAACTTACAGAATGGACTTGTAATCAGTTAAccattttgattattaattacaagcGGTAGCCAAAAGAACATCGAGAAAAgcaattactttttttgttttcttaaggaaaaattattttatgccaTAAACTTCGTTAAATACATAAGAGAAATTTATGTGCGACTTTTCTGCGTGAACAAAGAATGAAACATTGACAACACCTATTTTCTCTGTTAATGTCAACGTTTGGTTGGTAGCAAGCCAGAGTAAAAAGAGAattgactttttaaattattgcgataaaaaaactttatgttATCCTCATTTCTAAATCATCaaattttcatcattattcTTCTTAAACATACTTTATGtagatataatcatttttatatatgcgccgtcaactaattttaaatttagtagaTATATTTCTAAGATAAGAAGAAACTATTTGAATGCTTATTACGagcaatttttcttatttttaagaaaatatttcttttagtccgatttttttagtaaatcgATTCTAGATACTTCGATTTAAGATTGAatcaaaaatcgatttttttctaaaaaatcacTTTTATTAGCATAGATTGATAGTGCAATAGGTTTGAAACATCCTTTATATTTGCTCTTGATAAATTTATCCAATATTTTCCGAGGCAGTTAGCATATCTAATGCGATACACGTAACATATTAcaaatgtatgtatgcatCTTTTATGTACTTTGCGttcatcttttttcttaatctacgaaaataattatacaaaattttatcttaatttggAATGCGATGTCGGCTGCTTTGCactataaacatttttacaaaaaaaacatcataatttttttaacataacttttttacaataCGTTTAATAATAGAGACTTTGATATTGAGCAGAgttgaaatttcaattttattcataataaaatattataaaatacctCTGCAAACATTGTACAAATTCAAACtcaaaaaagcaaatttatgATGAAAACATGTACTGgttttgaaatatgtaaacgACTATCTTCGATCAGTCGAGTTTTCATATAGTGTGTCTGCGTCACCGAAATGTCACAAAAACTCGGCGCTGATCGATTTACTCTTGGTTCTTACATGAATCAATGAAGATAttgtagttttaaattttttgccgAAAGTTCTTGAAAAAACTATGTTGTGATTAaccgaaattaattattgtttgttttttttaaatatctatatgcctacgaaaataattatgttattgcTTATGCTAATTTCTAACTCGTTTTGTATCTGAATTTTCcgtctataatttattagtttttgtaCACCGTGACATTTTACAtgcgattatttatttcaccaCTGACtgcttgtttatttataattttagtttttcacCCTGACGGGAGTTCAGACAAGGACAGAAACGtttgttatttttgcttttctataatttttgtacGATTTTATTGTTCTTTACTTTCAAGTGAAGTGTTTTATGTACAATGTAAAGCATTATCAaacgcaaaaaataaattagataaatcaaGTAATATCGGTGATTTGAAATTCCAAACATtttcaagttaaaaaattgtaaaaagaaaatttataaaaatagcgtacatatttattgtttgtaaatatatttgttgagaattgtaaatttctaaactcatagataatattttcagaGAGAGATAAGATCTGCCATTGCATAATCTTTCTACCATAAACAAGGCCTTACATTTCGTTCACTGTACTCAGTACGAAACAATGACTATCATTGCATAGTTCCACATGACTTTCTacgcaaaataaaatcaaaattattaacgtatatataatatatttcagtatGTGAGAGtttttcagatataaaattgtaagaaagtttataatatttttatttttaaatattttctaattaaataaaattttattaattattagaaatattattttaataatatatttctcttttagttATTGAATACaacattcaaatttatataatagaaaacaattttaaatataaatatatatatatatatatatcgaacaaatgttttattgtaaatctttttataaagtaaatcataactttatataaaatttaatttattttataaatataatatgagaaagacataatttaaatttacctacgattgaaaaatttattttcaaaaataattaaaatcaaatacaaatgtaaaaaaattttatatattaattttgtatatatatatatagaatatttttatatatattcaactaaaaacataaaatctcttatttatttgtattatttacgagtaaattaaaattaaaagtcgaGAATATCgacattgaatttatattcttaaagaaatattttcaaagaaaaatttttaatgtagttTCTTTGATGTgtgatgtaaataattacaaaccggtttttttatataatattttattgtcgaCTTCTATCTTAACAGACATATTATcaacatacaataaaaaaaaagttaatttttatttatatttgtatgtgattttaattgttgttggtaataaaaaattctagatCTATTCTAGATAAATtctagagaaataaatttttaaattgtatcatcgtatttttaatatacgtcaaaaaatcattatttacttGTTGTTCTGttcctttatataatatttttaaaaatgtaataaatcgtAATTAACACATTAACTTTCTAAACATCTTTCCGCTAAATTGTTTCATCTAATATTTGTagaagtttattaataaaatttttttaacatcctatacatgattttttagtaaataaattatttttttattatcatcgaCAATACATTAATCCCGACaatcattttctatttatcgCGTGACTATATATGCTTCACGTCAGTTCTTCTGGTCGTACATTCGCGAGCATTGATTTAGTTGT from the Anoplolepis gracilipes chromosome 11, ASM4749672v1, whole genome shotgun sequence genome contains:
- the LOC140671191 gene encoding probable G-protein coupled receptor Mth-like 3 isoform X1, whose protein sequence is MYDKSFEFWCCAFLFFASSTKPLQNFTTDNKQDDNSMVRYELDVNSTEKNDKETVFDRHNLRENFTMDYENVQDVSRINFRSDGRNDDNLIQNEFPVEYVKYHEKRNQMPRQLQTNFTKVDNNKNYIVPYETCNNITCIRLCCPLGDRYKFFQNCITGGSEYVFSDSYNFWSDTMQTEYKKIDEVFQLIVQDPCPNHKEIIRITLNDDNLKNNEYIFFENGTLYLPYFEQFVESTSYCLAFLNHDKVDAVICLKALTEAVNEKKNYLIKVIVPLINAIEILYWNCTVVSMLCMLTIFLTYYILPLQNIHSFMLRSYSSMIFIYYIGSIMSYSIQDKSLMYSTCVAAALISYFSSVASYFWLSVMSFDMWWTFRDFQSLQKNVKRQDRKKLLYSIIAWGGPFILTIICIIMEIAPSVPKSIQPRFHVICWFYFGAADQLYNYMPKMICSVISIILSIHTALKIMRYEKDTARRLKDSGSRCYNENKKWAKLYLKLFIMLFVIIAIEWSIMTAWEFWLFEDLSLAMVCTAFSMYLLETIKDIGVFIIFVCKKRIMQSLLKYFCQNRQNIFKIVTRSSSYNVEEVHHRVKHNNSMEKYRQSKMADKEFI
- the LOC140671191 gene encoding uncharacterized protein isoform X2, with translation MYDKSFEFWCCAFLFFASSTKPLQNFTTDNKQDDNSMVRYELDVNSTEKNDKETVFDRHNLRENFTMDYENVQDVSRINFRSDGRNDDNLIQNEFPVEYVKYHEKRNQMPRQLQTNFTKVDNNKNYIVPYETCNNITCIRLCCPLGDRYKFFQNCITGGSEYVFSDSYNFWSDTMQTEYKKIDEVFQLIVQDPCPNHKEIIRITLNDDNLKNNEYIFFENGTLYLPYFEQFVESTSYCLAFLNHDKVDAVICLKALTEAVNEKKNYLIKVIVPLINAIEILYWNCTVVSMLCMLTIFLTYYILPLQNIHSFMLRSYSSMIFIYYIGSIMSYSIQDKSLMYSTCVAAALISYFSSVASYFWLSVMSFDMWWTFSIILSIHTALKIMRYEKDTARRLKDSGSRCYNENKKWAKLYLKLFIMLFVIIAIEWSIMTAWEFWLFEDLSLAMVCTAFSMYLLETIKDIGVFIIFVCKKRIMQSLLKYFCQNRQNIFKIVTRSSSYNVEEVHHRVKHNNSMEKYRQSKMADKEFI
- the LOC140671191 gene encoding probable G-protein coupled receptor Mth-like 3 isoform X3, coding for MYDKSFEFWCCAFLFFASSTKPLQNFTTDNKQDDNSMVRYELDVNSTEKNDKETVFDRHNLRENFTMDYENVQDVSRINFRSDGRNDDNLIQNEFPVEYVKYHEKRNQMPRQLQTNFTKVDNNKNYIVPYETCNNITCIRLCCPLGDRYKFFQNCITGGSEYVFSDSYNFWSDTMQTEYKKIDEVFQLIVQDPCPNHKEIIRITLNDDNLKNNEYIFFENGTLYLPYFEQFVESTSYCLAFLNHDKVDAVICLKALTEAVNEKKNYLIKVIVPLINAIEILYWNCTVVSMLCMLTIFLTYYILPLQNIHSFMLRSYSSMIFIYYIGSIMSYSIQDKSLMYSTCVAAALISYFSSVASYFWLSVMSFDMWWTFRDFQSLQKNVKRQDRKKLLYSIIAWGGPFILTIICIIMEIAPSVPKSIQPRFHVICWFYFGAADQLYNYMPKMICSVISIILSIHTALKIMRYEKDTARRLKDSGSRCYNENKKCHRVEYNDSVGILAL
- the LOC140671191 gene encoding probable G-protein coupled receptor Mth-like 3 isoform X4, which codes for MQTEYKKIDEVFQLIVQDPCPNHKEIIRITLNDDNLKNNEYIFFENGTLYLPYFEQFVESTSYCLAFLNHDKVDAVICLKALTEAVNEKKNYLIKVIVPLINAIEILYWNCTVVSMLCMLTIFLTYYILPLQNIHSFMLRSYSSMIFIYYIGSIMSYSIQDKSLMYSTCVAAALISYFSSVASYFWLSVMSFDMWWTFRDFQSLQKNVKRQDRKKLLYSIIAWGGPFILTIICIIMEIAPSVPKSIQPRFHVICWFYFGAADQLYNYMPKMICSVISIILSIHTALKIMRYEKDTARRLKDSGSRCYNENKKWAKLYLKLFIMLFVIIAIEWSIMTAWEFWLFEDLSLAMVCTAFSMYLLETIKDIGVFIIFVCKKRIMQSLLKYFCQNRQNIFKIVTRSSSYNVEEVHHRVKHNNSMEKYRQSKMADKEFI